One window from the genome of Microbacterium sulfonylureivorans encodes:
- a CDS encoding NUDIX domain-containing protein — MAEARPDARLADEAAEFDVVASDLVYEGRVWDVRSDTVAYNGGEIVRQYVDHPGAAAIVAVDADDRVLLIQQYRHPIRHCDWEVPAGLLDVDGESPLETARRELVEEADLHAASWEPLVSIFTTPGGNDEVVHLFLARHLTPVGEPHAREDEEADIRVEWVPLTEAVDGVLAGRLRNGILAVGVLAAAERLRRAEAAQD; from the coding sequence ATGGCTGAGGCCCGCCCGGACGCCCGGCTCGCCGACGAGGCGGCCGAGTTCGACGTCGTCGCGAGCGACCTCGTCTACGAGGGTCGGGTGTGGGATGTCCGCAGTGACACCGTCGCCTACAACGGCGGCGAGATCGTGCGCCAGTACGTCGATCACCCGGGCGCCGCGGCGATCGTCGCCGTCGACGCCGATGACCGCGTCCTGCTGATCCAGCAGTACCGGCATCCGATCCGCCACTGCGACTGGGAGGTGCCGGCTGGCCTGCTCGACGTCGACGGCGAGTCACCGCTGGAGACCGCCCGACGCGAACTCGTCGAGGAGGCCGACCTGCACGCGGCGTCGTGGGAGCCGCTCGTCAGCATCTTCACCACGCCCGGCGGCAACGACGAGGTCGTGCACCTCTTCCTCGCCCGCCATCTCACGCCCGTCGGCGAGCCCCATGCCCGCGAGGACGAGGAGGCCGACATCCGCGTGGAGTGGGTGCCGCTCACCGAAGCCGTCGACGGCGTGCTCGCGGGCCGGCTGCGCAACGGCATCCTCGCCGTCGGCGTGCTGGCCGCCGCGGAGCGGCTGCGGCGCGCGGAGGCCGCCCAGGACTGA
- a CDS encoding CTP synthase — translation MQTSDSFRGDTSNDTTRHIFVTGGVVSSLGKGLTAASLGNLLTARGLRVVMQKLDPYLNVDPGTMNPFQHGEVFVTDDGAETDLDIGHYERFLDIELSQAANVTTGQIYSQVIARERRGEYLGDTVQVIPHITDEIKRRMRLQADESPKPDVIITEIGGTVGDIESQPFIEAARQIRHELGRQNVFFVHVSLVPFMGASGEQKTKPTQHSVAALRSIGIQPDALVLRSDRPVTESNKRKIALMCDVDEGAVVNAVDVPSIYEIPTMLNEQGLDDYIVRALGLSKAAAVDWSRWERVLQAVHNPKHEVTIGLVGKYIDLPDAYLSVTEALKAGGFAQETQVKIRWIPSDECETPEGAERALAPLDGIVIPGGFGIRGIEGKIGALKFAREQGIPTLGICLGLQCIVIEYARHVAGIEDASSSEFDPDTTAPVIATMEEQVDILESGDMGGTMRLGLYPADLAEGSIAAEVYGSTQASERHRHRYEVNNRYRDQIAAAGLVFSGLSPDRNLVEYVELPREVHPYYIATQAHPELRSRPTDANPLFRGLVAAAVERHSASELFDVENG, via the coding sequence ATGCAGACTTCTGATTCTTTCCGCGGCGACACTTCGAACGACACCACCAGGCACATCTTCGTGACCGGGGGTGTCGTTTCCTCGTTGGGCAAGGGCCTCACGGCCGCCAGCCTGGGAAACCTGCTCACCGCCCGCGGCCTGCGCGTCGTCATGCAGAAGCTCGACCCCTACCTCAACGTCGATCCCGGGACGATGAACCCGTTCCAGCACGGCGAGGTCTTCGTGACCGACGACGGGGCCGAGACAGACCTCGACATCGGCCACTATGAGCGCTTCCTCGACATCGAGCTGAGCCAGGCCGCGAACGTCACCACGGGCCAGATCTACTCGCAGGTGATCGCGCGCGAGCGTCGCGGCGAGTACCTCGGCGACACCGTGCAGGTCATCCCGCACATCACCGACGAGATCAAGCGCCGCATGCGCCTGCAGGCGGACGAGAGCCCGAAGCCGGACGTCATCATCACCGAGATCGGCGGCACGGTCGGCGACATCGAGTCGCAGCCGTTCATCGAAGCCGCGCGACAGATCCGCCACGAGCTCGGCCGGCAGAACGTGTTCTTCGTGCATGTGTCGCTGGTGCCCTTCATGGGCGCGTCGGGTGAGCAGAAGACGAAGCCGACGCAGCATTCGGTGGCGGCCCTCCGCTCCATCGGAATCCAGCCCGACGCGCTGGTGCTCCGCAGCGACCGGCCGGTGACCGAGTCCAACAAGCGCAAGATCGCGCTCATGTGCGACGTCGACGAGGGCGCTGTCGTGAACGCGGTCGACGTGCCGAGCATCTACGAGATCCCGACGATGCTCAACGAGCAGGGCCTCGACGACTACATCGTGCGCGCGCTCGGTCTGAGCAAGGCCGCCGCCGTGGACTGGTCGCGCTGGGAGCGCGTGCTGCAGGCCGTGCACAACCCGAAGCACGAGGTCACGATCGGACTCGTCGGCAAGTACATCGACCTGCCGGATGCCTACCTGTCGGTCACCGAGGCGCTCAAGGCCGGCGGCTTCGCGCAGGAGACGCAGGTGAAGATCCGCTGGATCCCGTCCGACGAGTGCGAGACGCCGGAGGGAGCCGAACGGGCGCTGGCCCCGCTCGACGGGATCGTGATCCCGGGCGGATTCGGCATCCGCGGCATCGAAGGCAAGATCGGCGCGCTGAAGTTCGCGCGCGAGCAGGGCATCCCGACCCTCGGAATCTGCCTCGGCCTCCAGTGCATCGTCATCGAGTACGCCCGTCACGTCGCCGGCATCGAGGATGCCTCGTCGAGCGAGTTCGACCCCGACACGACTGCGCCGGTCATCGCCACGATGGAGGAGCAGGTCGACATCCTCGAGAGCGGCGACATGGGCGGCACCATGCGCCTCGGCCTGTACCCGGCCGACCTCGCGGAGGGGTCGATCGCCGCCGAGGTGTACGGCTCGACGCAGGCGTCCGAGCGTCATCGCCACCGGTACGAGGTGAACAACCGCTATCGCGACCAGATCGCCGCGGCCGGTCTCGTGTTCTCGGGGCTGTCCCCCGACCGCAACCTCGTGGAGTACGTCGAGCTTCCCCGAGAGGTGCACCCGTACTACATCGCCACGCAGGCGCACCCGGAGCTGCGCTCGCGGCCGACCGACGCGAACCCGCTGTTCCGCGGGCTCGTCGCCGCCGCCGTCGAGCGTCACAGCGCGAGCGAGCTGTTCGACGTCGAGAATGGCTGA
- the recN gene encoding DNA repair protein RecN, whose product MIEEMRLRDLGVIAEATLPIGPGFTAITGETGAGKTMVVTGLGLLLGQRADSGAVRAGASQATVDGVWIVPESGAVAARVREAGGDVEPLGDGTAELFVGRSISSEGRGRASVGGRSAPAGVLADLADDLVVVHGQSDQLRLRTTAAQRDALDRFGGDPVQAAKAIYRDAYERWRAADRELTELTTARDERAREADELRAQLADIKQAAPLPGEDAELSVRAERLANAEELRIAAATAHDALSGEGDAPDASSLLAEARRALERAHDPVLEELAGQVADLGYRASDLAAALAGYLADLDETGPHELAAVEERRAVLSTLIRAHGSLDDAIDLLDTGSARLAELDDDGERVERLAEERDAAASALDEAAATLTAARTAAAARLGSAVTHELHALAMPDARLSVAVSPGAETAAGRDDVAILLAPHKGADPRAVSRGASGGELSRVMLAIEVVIAGVDPVPTFVFDEVDAGIGGAAAIEVGRRLARLAQSSQVIAVTHLAQVAAFATNHLTVVKAGDGSVTASDVRRLEGADREAEMARLLSGMPDSDAALTHARELLGLRAEAV is encoded by the coding sequence GTGATCGAGGAGATGCGTCTGCGCGACCTGGGCGTCATCGCGGAGGCGACGCTGCCGATCGGTCCCGGATTCACGGCCATCACGGGCGAGACCGGGGCGGGCAAGACGATGGTGGTGACCGGGCTCGGGCTCCTTCTCGGCCAGCGCGCCGACTCGGGCGCCGTGCGCGCGGGAGCATCGCAGGCCACGGTCGACGGCGTGTGGATCGTGCCCGAGTCGGGGGCCGTGGCCGCGCGCGTCCGCGAGGCCGGAGGCGACGTCGAGCCGCTCGGCGACGGCACGGCCGAGCTCTTCGTCGGACGCTCGATCTCGAGTGAGGGTCGCGGACGCGCCTCGGTGGGCGGGCGTTCCGCCCCCGCGGGCGTGCTCGCCGATCTCGCCGACGACCTCGTCGTGGTGCACGGTCAGTCCGATCAGCTGCGGCTGCGCACCACCGCCGCGCAGCGCGACGCGCTCGACCGCTTCGGCGGCGATCCGGTCCAGGCGGCGAAGGCGATCTACCGCGATGCGTACGAGCGGTGGCGAGCCGCCGACCGCGAGCTCACGGAGCTCACCACCGCCCGCGACGAGCGAGCCCGAGAGGCCGATGAACTGCGCGCGCAGCTGGCCGACATCAAGCAGGCCGCACCGCTGCCGGGGGAGGACGCCGAGCTCTCCGTCCGCGCCGAGCGACTCGCCAACGCCGAGGAGCTCCGCATCGCCGCGGCGACGGCTCACGATGCGCTCTCAGGTGAGGGTGACGCTCCGGATGCCTCCTCCCTCCTCGCGGAGGCACGACGGGCGCTCGAGCGGGCACACGACCCCGTCCTCGAAGAACTCGCGGGTCAGGTGGCCGACCTCGGGTATCGCGCGTCCGATCTCGCCGCGGCGCTGGCCGGATACCTCGCCGACCTCGACGAGACGGGTCCGCACGAGCTCGCCGCCGTCGAGGAGCGGCGCGCGGTGCTGTCGACGCTCATCCGCGCGCACGGGAGCCTCGACGACGCGATCGACCTGCTCGACACCGGTTCCGCCCGACTGGCCGAGCTCGACGACGACGGCGAGCGCGTCGAGCGGCTGGCGGAGGAGAGGGATGCCGCGGCATCCGCTCTCGACGAGGCCGCCGCGACGCTCACCGCCGCCCGCACCGCCGCCGCCGCGCGACTGGGATCGGCCGTCACGCACGAGCTGCACGCCCTGGCGATGCCCGATGCGCGACTGTCGGTCGCGGTGTCGCCCGGTGCTGAGACGGCCGCCGGCCGCGACGACGTGGCGATCCTGCTCGCCCCGCACAAGGGCGCGGATCCGCGTGCGGTCTCGCGCGGGGCGTCCGGCGGTGAGCTCAGTCGGGTGATGCTCGCGATCGAGGTCGTCATCGCCGGTGTCGACCCTGTTCCGACGTTCGTGTTCGACGAGGTGGATGCCGGCATCGGCGGCGCGGCGGCGATCGAGGTCGGTCGGCGGCTCGCCCGGCTCGCCCAGTCGTCGCAGGTCATCGCGGTCACCCATCTCGCCCAGGTGGCGGCGTTCGCCACCAATCATCTGACGGTGGTGAAGGCCGGCGACGGCTCGGTGACGGCATCCGACGTCCGCAGGCTCGAGGGAGCCGATCGCGAAGCCGAGATGGCGCGTCTGCTCTCGGGAATGCCCGACTCGGACGCCGCGCTCACCCATGCCCGTGAGCTTCTCGGCCTTCGCGCCGAGGCCGTCTGA
- a CDS encoding NAD kinase — MTSTDARAERSILVVAHAHRDDTVFAAERVVAALRAGGAQPVLAAEDRDELSAVRPSLGDVKVLGDDVAVRDIELAIVLGGDGTILRAAELVRDGTAPVLGINMGHVGFLAEIERDDMDDAVRRAIDHDYEVEERLALQVRVKDSSDSVIYETWALNEATVEKASRERMLEVVIEVDGRPLSSFGCDGVVVSTPTGSTAYNFSAGGPVIWPTVDAISVVPLSAHALFAKPLVVGPEHAVAIEVLERTNGVGILWCDGRRSHDLPPGARVVVRRSDRPVRLARLHPASFTDRLVRKFRLPVDGWRGPAAITGTTP, encoded by the coding sequence ATGACCAGCACCGACGCACGCGCCGAGCGCAGCATCCTCGTCGTCGCCCACGCCCACCGCGACGACACCGTGTTCGCCGCCGAGCGTGTCGTGGCCGCGCTGCGCGCGGGCGGGGCCCAGCCCGTGCTCGCCGCCGAGGACCGCGACGAGCTGTCGGCCGTGAGGCCGTCGCTCGGCGATGTCAAGGTGCTCGGCGACGACGTGGCCGTGCGCGACATCGAACTGGCGATCGTGCTGGGCGGCGACGGCACCATCCTCCGCGCGGCCGAACTCGTGCGCGACGGCACCGCGCCGGTGCTCGGCATCAACATGGGGCACGTCGGCTTCCTCGCAGAGATCGAGCGCGACGACATGGACGACGCCGTGCGCCGTGCGATCGATCACGACTACGAGGTCGAGGAGCGCCTCGCCCTCCAGGTGCGCGTGAAGGACTCCTCCGACTCGGTCATCTACGAGACGTGGGCGCTCAACGAGGCCACCGTCGAGAAGGCGAGCCGTGAGCGCATGCTCGAGGTGGTGATCGAGGTCGACGGGCGTCCGCTGTCGAGCTTCGGGTGTGACGGGGTCGTGGTCTCGACGCCGACCGGATCGACGGCCTACAACTTCTCGGCCGGCGGACCGGTCATCTGGCCGACGGTCGACGCGATCTCGGTGGTGCCGCTGTCGGCGCACGCGCTCTTCGCCAAGCCGCTGGTCGTCGGTCCCGAGCACGCGGTCGCCATCGAGGTGCTCGAGCGCACCAACGGCGTCGGCATCCTGTGGTGCGACGGCCGTCGTTCGCACGATCTGCCGCCGGGCGCGCGCGTCGTGGTGCGGCGATCCGATCGTCCCGTCCGCCTGGCGCGCCTGCACCCGGCATCGTTCACCGACCGTCTGGTGCGAAAGTTCCGACTGCCGGTCGACGGCTGGCGGGGGCCCGCCGCGATCACCGGGACGACGCCGTGA
- a CDS encoding TlyA family RNA methyltransferase gives MTARLDAALAARGLARSRTHAATLISEGLVSVDGTTVVKASTAVADSAVIEVAGTDHYVSRAAHKLIAGLDAFGVDVSGRLALDMGASTGGFTQVLRERGAEPVIAVDVGHGQLAASVADDPGVISIEGFNVRHMTPESLAEQSGIAGRPSVITGDLSFISLSHVLPAALAVAADDADLVLLVKPQFEVGRTAVKGGLVTNPDLRADAVAGVLWAAWDAGLGTCGVVSSPILGTHGNSEYIAHLAPGRGSNPTEWLSTVNRLAGSR, from the coding sequence CGCTCGCCTCGACGCAGCGCTGGCCGCTCGGGGACTCGCGCGCTCCCGCACCCACGCGGCGACCCTGATCTCCGAGGGGCTCGTGTCCGTCGACGGCACGACGGTCGTCAAGGCTTCGACCGCCGTCGCCGACTCCGCCGTGATCGAGGTCGCGGGGACCGATCACTACGTCAGCCGCGCCGCACACAAGCTCATCGCCGGCCTCGACGCGTTCGGCGTCGATGTCTCGGGTCGCCTCGCGCTCGATATGGGCGCGTCGACCGGGGGCTTCACGCAGGTCCTCCGCGAACGCGGCGCCGAGCCCGTCATCGCGGTGGATGTCGGTCACGGCCAGCTCGCGGCATCCGTCGCAGACGACCCCGGCGTGATCTCGATCGAGGGATTCAATGTCCGGCACATGACCCCGGAGTCGCTCGCCGAACAGAGCGGGATCGCCGGGCGGCCGTCGGTGATCACCGGAGACCTCTCCTTCATCTCGCTCTCGCACGTCCTGCCCGCGGCGCTGGCTGTGGCGGCCGACGACGCCGACCTCGTCCTGCTCGTCAAGCCCCAGTTCGAGGTCGGCCGCACCGCCGTCAAGGGCGGTCTCGTGACCAACCCCGATCTCCGGGCGGACGCGGTCGCCGGCGTGCTGTGGGCGGCGTGGGACGCCGGACTCGGCACCTGCGGCGTCGTCTCCTCCCCGATCCTGGGCACGCACGGGAATTCCGAGTACATCGCGCACCTCGCGCCGGGCCGCGGGAGCAATCCGACAGAATGGTTGAGCACCGTGAACCGACTGGCGGGGAGCCGATGA